From Salinibacterium sp. ZJ450, one genomic window encodes:
- a CDS encoding sugar-binding transcriptional regulator yields the protein MYYIEDRKMEVIADQLHTSRSSVSRLISYARQSGLVDIRIRSTADGISRLQWEVKLAFGITPHIIPCAEDMGAVERLERVGRYAGKLVNQFVRPGMIVGVAWGSTMSAVSRHVQLRPMSDLTVVQLNGAAYEESAAIGYAAELLERFAGAFSARIEPFTVPAFFDDPATKQAMWRERSIRRIRDIQARMDVAIFSVGDPLSVIPGHVYRGSYLTATDHAALLELGVVGDVATKFYRADGSSDGIPLNDRSSGPELDILRTVQRRVAIVADPGKCHSLKGALAAGLITDLLMDEQTARNLLRSTNVHPD from the coding sequence ATGTATTACATCGAAGACCGCAAGATGGAGGTCATCGCTGACCAGCTGCACACCAGCCGCTCGTCGGTGTCCCGCCTGATCAGCTACGCCCGCCAGTCGGGCCTCGTCGACATCCGGATCCGCTCGACGGCCGACGGAATCTCTCGGTTGCAATGGGAGGTGAAGCTCGCATTCGGCATCACCCCGCACATCATTCCGTGCGCCGAGGACATGGGTGCCGTCGAACGCCTGGAGCGGGTGGGCCGCTACGCCGGCAAACTCGTCAACCAGTTCGTGCGGCCGGGCATGATCGTCGGCGTCGCGTGGGGATCCACGATGTCGGCGGTGAGTCGCCACGTGCAGCTGCGGCCGATGTCGGACCTCACCGTGGTGCAGCTGAACGGGGCAGCCTACGAGGAGAGCGCAGCCATCGGCTATGCCGCTGAGCTCCTCGAGCGCTTCGCCGGAGCCTTCTCAGCACGGATCGAACCGTTCACCGTCCCGGCGTTCTTCGACGACCCGGCCACCAAACAGGCCATGTGGCGCGAGCGGTCTATCAGGCGAATCCGTGACATCCAGGCGCGTATGGATGTCGCCATCTTCAGCGTCGGCGACCCGCTCTCAGTCATTCCCGGGCACGTGTACCGCGGGTCCTATCTCACCGCCACCGATCACGCCGCGCTGCTGGAACTCGGTGTCGTCGGCGACGTGGCCACCAAGTTCTATCGCGCGGATGGTTCAAGCGACGGCATCCCTCTCAACGACCGAAGCAGCGGTCCAGAGCTTGACATCCTCCGGACCGTGCAGCGACGCGTCGCCATCGTCGCTGACCCCGGCAAGTGCCACAGCCTCAAGGGAGCACTTGCCGCTGGCCTCATCACCGACCTGCTCATGGACGAACAGACCGCCCGCAATCTTCTTCGGAGCACAAATGTGCACCCAGATTGA
- a CDS encoding NAD-dependent succinate-semialdehyde dehydrogenase, translated as MGVRNNQLLIGGEWRDASDGGTFEISNPATETIVATAARATDEDLLAAIECADAAFDGWRRTTGWQRSELLRAAAANIRSERDEIARLLTIEQGKPLAQSLAEVDSCVEQFEWFADEARRIYGRLVDSVVPGVRIQVRREPVGPVAAFTPWNFPIMLAARKLAPALAAGCTIIVKPASEAPSSCLAMVRAIADAGFPSGVIGVVTGQAGHISDVLVGDVRIRKVSLTGSTAVGTSVIKRAADTITNVSMELGGHGPVIIADDVDVAAVAQKCVTTKFRNGGQVCVAPTRFYVHESIVDAFSDAFVEAAGRVVLGDGLDATTDMGPLASGKRIDEVDALVRDAMDDGATRLLGGRRSESHTTGHFYLPTVLRDVPETSRVMQEEPFGPIALINPVADMDEAVRRANSTEFGLAAYAFTTSLDTAQRLSEEIEAGMVGINSLFVSTAVAPFSGVKSSGMGAENGTEAMDAYLTVKTVVTGFES; from the coding sequence ATGGGCGTCAGGAACAACCAGCTGCTGATCGGCGGCGAATGGCGAGATGCATCTGACGGGGGCACCTTCGAGATTTCGAACCCCGCAACAGAGACGATCGTCGCGACTGCTGCCCGTGCCACGGACGAAGACTTGTTGGCGGCTATTGAGTGCGCCGACGCTGCCTTCGACGGATGGCGCCGCACGACCGGCTGGCAGCGTTCGGAGCTGCTCCGCGCCGCCGCCGCGAACATCCGCTCGGAGCGCGACGAGATCGCGCGACTCCTGACGATTGAGCAGGGCAAGCCGCTAGCCCAGTCCCTCGCCGAGGTCGACAGCTGCGTCGAGCAGTTCGAGTGGTTCGCGGACGAGGCGCGCCGGATCTACGGCCGACTGGTCGACAGTGTGGTGCCCGGCGTGCGAATCCAGGTGCGACGCGAACCCGTTGGCCCTGTTGCCGCGTTCACTCCGTGGAACTTCCCGATCATGCTGGCTGCGCGCAAGCTCGCGCCCGCCCTTGCCGCGGGATGCACGATCATCGTGAAGCCTGCCAGCGAGGCGCCGTCCTCGTGTCTCGCCATGGTCCGCGCCATCGCCGACGCCGGCTTTCCTTCCGGGGTTATCGGCGTCGTCACCGGGCAGGCCGGACACATCAGCGACGTCCTCGTCGGTGACGTGCGCATCCGCAAGGTCAGCCTCACCGGGTCGACGGCGGTCGGCACCTCCGTCATCAAGCGCGCGGCCGACACCATCACCAACGTCTCGATGGAACTCGGCGGCCACGGCCCCGTCATCATCGCCGACGATGTCGACGTTGCCGCTGTCGCCCAGAAGTGCGTGACCACGAAGTTCCGCAACGGCGGCCAGGTATGTGTCGCCCCGACACGGTTCTACGTGCACGAGTCGATCGTCGACGCATTCAGCGATGCCTTCGTTGAGGCGGCCGGTCGCGTCGTGCTCGGCGACGGACTCGACGCGACCACCGACATGGGACCCTTGGCCAGCGGCAAGCGCATCGACGAGGTCGATGCCCTCGTGCGGGACGCGATGGATGACGGCGCGACGCGCCTCCTCGGAGGCCGTCGCAGCGAGTCCCACACGACGGGGCACTTCTATCTGCCCACCGTTCTGCGTGATGTTCCCGAGACGTCCCGTGTGATGCAGGAGGAGCCGTTTGGCCCCATCGCGCTCATCAACCCGGTGGCCGATATGGACGAAGCGGTACGGCGTGCCAACAGCACCGAATTCGGTCTGGCGGCCTACGCTTTCACCACATCACTTGACACTGCACAGCGACTCAGCGAGGAGATCGAGGCGGGGATGGTCGGCATCAACAGTCTGTTCGTCAGTACCGCTGTCGCGCCGTTCTCCGGCGTCAAGAGCAGCGGTATGGGCGCCGAGAACGGCACCGAGGCCATGGATGCGTATCTCACCGTGAAAACGGTGGTGACCGGATTCGAGAGCTGA
- a CDS encoding sugar ABC transporter substrate-binding protein: MMQHSRWHLGRRRRALLAAGATVAAASLILAGCASTSDAPSAGGLGTADEPVEITLLSNDAYASQWQDQLVPEFQKEFPNIKVTIDGVPYNDQLAKNMLELSGTRPAYDVVMADDNWIPQMASTGGLVDLQGEVDEWTFEDYDWDDFYSAPLAAGEWDGVQYGVPARSNMLMMLYNKSHFDAAGLDYPDENTTWDEFMQMMPALVQDLDGDGATDAWGVGTYFVRDSLTPTIWQTIMDSNGGAILNEDGEPELGKKAVEALKIHASLLDFAPPGAKSWQFTEPLEGFRQGKIATMFNWGSVYRGSAVDPTTTTLTADQVGITTLPHGTETPGAHRGVWSLALNKKSENLEAAWTFVQWMTSKKGEAWQVENLGVFPARVSTLEADAPTDWLEPVYYALDVAWRAVEDGEMWRPRLVESDAVQQILADYTGEVIPGNMPADEAVNKMTKEITDLVG, from the coding sequence ATGATGCAACACAGCCGCTGGCACCTCGGACGTCGACGGCGAGCACTGCTCGCAGCAGGCGCGACCGTTGCGGCCGCCTCCCTGATCCTCGCCGGTTGCGCATCCACCAGTGATGCGCCTTCTGCTGGTGGGCTCGGCACAGCCGACGAACCGGTAGAGATCACCCTTCTCTCGAACGACGCCTACGCCAGCCAATGGCAGGACCAGCTCGTTCCGGAGTTCCAGAAGGAATTCCCCAACATCAAGGTCACGATCGATGGCGTGCCCTACAACGACCAGCTCGCCAAGAACATGCTCGAGTTGTCGGGCACGCGCCCGGCCTACGACGTGGTCATGGCCGACGACAACTGGATTCCCCAGATGGCGTCGACCGGCGGTCTCGTCGACCTTCAGGGGGAGGTCGACGAGTGGACCTTCGAGGACTACGACTGGGATGACTTCTACAGTGCGCCGCTGGCTGCCGGGGAATGGGACGGCGTGCAGTACGGCGTTCCCGCCCGCTCCAACATGCTGATGATGCTCTACAACAAGTCGCACTTCGACGCCGCCGGGCTGGACTACCCGGACGAGAACACGACCTGGGACGAGTTCATGCAGATGATGCCCGCGCTGGTCCAGGACCTCGACGGCGACGGCGCGACTGACGCGTGGGGAGTGGGCACCTACTTCGTGCGCGATAGCCTCACGCCGACCATCTGGCAGACCATCATGGACTCCAACGGAGGCGCCATCCTGAACGAGGACGGCGAGCCCGAGTTGGGCAAGAAGGCCGTCGAGGCGCTCAAGATTCACGCCAGCCTCCTCGACTTCGCGCCCCCCGGTGCAAAGAGCTGGCAGTTCACCGAGCCGCTCGAGGGATTCCGCCAGGGCAAGATCGCCACGATGTTCAACTGGGGATCGGTCTACCGCGGTTCTGCCGTGGACCCGACCACGACCACTCTCACCGCCGATCAGGTTGGTATCACCACGCTTCCGCACGGGACAGAGACCCCCGGTGCCCACCGCGGTGTTTGGTCGCTGGCGCTGAACAAGAAGTCCGAGAACCTCGAGGCGGCGTGGACGTTTGTGCAGTGGATGACGTCGAAGAAGGGCGAGGCCTGGCAGGTCGAGAACCTCGGTGTCTTCCCCGCGCGCGTCTCCACGCTCGAGGCCGATGCGCCCACCGACTGGCTGGAACCGGTCTACTACGCCCTCGACGTCGCATGGCGCGCCGTCGAAGACGGTGAGATGTGGCGTCCGCGCCTCGTCGAGTCCGATGCGGTGCAGCAGATCCTCGCCGACTACACCGGTGAAGTGATTCCAGGAAACATGCCGGCCGATGAGGCCGTCAACAAGATGACGAAGGAGATCACCGACCTCGTCGGCTGA
- a CDS encoding nuclease-related domain-containing DEAD/DEAH box helicase, which produces MSMSAGESARLEGERQLALAAAHEREAIASRSKAGNFMAAAESEKRIARLLAPLTAHGHFLLPDRQWPGSRRAQVDLVVVGPSGVFIVDTKWWKDVMVAGGRVFRDQDDVTDEFEGLADLAYGTEAALAAVGLAPGEVKSVVVLAGRKGIQESVGSVDVVGEADIVRYIVRRGHRMTESQVSTVLGAALQHFPVVGAPAPVAAVVREPVLEAAPSHIDVDSLMTEQEVNDVLLEGLLAEPIEEWMAFLHPDQAKLVRRSFNGPARIRGAAGTGKTVVGLHRAAYLARAKPDGKILFTTFIRTLPDVMRNALERMAPEVVDRVEFRGVYEFAGSVLSERGINSKLDSKRMKTAWWDAWRAASAPLKLIDSKPDYWEEEITHVIKGRGLTQFEQYADSARIGRKRRLTIDQRRSVWALYREYEQQLEKQGVHDFADRILATERTLREQPLEGYSAVIVDEAQDLSCAMVRMLRSLVGDEPDAFTLIGDGQQTIYPGGYTLAEAGISLAGRGVVLNVNYRNTAEILQAAARIVDGDEFTDIEGADQLGDGTQRVSRHGSPPVFARFTTDAAHDEALVAHVRSVTREVGTGIGDVAVLCRTNAGVAAATRALATASLPTVPLKDYAGVPVEAVKVGTIKRAKGLEFKQVLLPRVDESLLSPSAVRDPDGSESLLERHERDRRELYVGITRARDGVWVGSVDSSTST; this is translated from the coding sequence ATGAGCATGTCGGCAGGGGAATCAGCGCGGCTTGAGGGCGAGCGACAGCTCGCGCTCGCGGCGGCACACGAACGCGAGGCGATCGCGTCACGCTCGAAGGCAGGCAACTTCATGGCCGCAGCCGAATCCGAGAAGCGCATCGCGCGACTATTAGCGCCACTCACCGCACACGGGCACTTCCTGCTGCCCGACCGGCAGTGGCCAGGCAGCCGCCGTGCTCAGGTCGATCTCGTCGTGGTTGGGCCGAGCGGGGTCTTCATCGTCGACACGAAGTGGTGGAAGGACGTCATGGTTGCCGGCGGCCGCGTCTTTCGCGACCAGGACGACGTCACCGACGAGTTCGAAGGACTGGCCGATCTGGCTTACGGCACCGAAGCGGCACTCGCGGCGGTTGGCCTCGCGCCCGGTGAAGTCAAGTCGGTCGTCGTGCTCGCCGGCCGGAAGGGCATCCAGGAGTCCGTCGGTTCGGTAGATGTCGTCGGTGAGGCCGACATCGTGCGCTACATCGTGCGGCGCGGACATCGGATGACGGAGAGCCAGGTCAGCACAGTGCTCGGCGCGGCCCTGCAACACTTCCCCGTTGTCGGAGCCCCAGCGCCCGTGGCCGCAGTCGTGCGTGAACCAGTGCTTGAAGCCGCTCCCAGCCATATCGACGTCGACTCCCTCATGACCGAGCAAGAGGTCAACGACGTGCTGCTCGAGGGACTGCTCGCCGAACCGATCGAGGAATGGATGGCGTTCCTGCATCCCGACCAGGCAAAGCTCGTGCGCCGCAGCTTCAACGGCCCCGCCCGCATCCGTGGCGCAGCAGGCACCGGCAAGACCGTAGTCGGCCTGCACCGTGCCGCCTACCTGGCCCGGGCGAAACCCGACGGCAAGATCCTGTTCACCACGTTCATCCGCACGCTGCCGGACGTGATGCGCAACGCGCTCGAGCGCATGGCACCGGAGGTCGTCGACCGAGTGGAGTTCCGGGGCGTGTACGAGTTCGCCGGCTCGGTGCTGAGCGAGCGTGGCATCAACTCCAAGCTGGACAGCAAGCGGATGAAGACCGCCTGGTGGGACGCCTGGCGCGCGGCATCCGCTCCTCTCAAGCTCATCGACTCGAAGCCCGACTATTGGGAAGAGGAGATCACGCACGTCATCAAGGGGCGTGGGCTGACCCAGTTCGAGCAGTATGCCGACAGCGCCCGGATCGGACGCAAGCGCCGACTCACCATCGACCAGCGCCGGTCCGTCTGGGCGCTGTACCGCGAGTACGAGCAGCAGCTGGAGAAGCAGGGCGTGCACGACTTCGCCGACCGGATCCTGGCGACGGAGCGCACGCTGCGGGAACAGCCGCTCGAGGGGTACTCCGCCGTTATTGTGGACGAGGCACAGGACCTGTCGTGCGCGATGGTGCGGATGCTGCGGTCACTCGTCGGCGACGAACCGGACGCTTTCACCCTGATCGGTGACGGCCAGCAGACCATCTACCCGGGCGGCTACACCCTCGCCGAGGCCGGTATCTCTTTGGCCGGACGCGGTGTCGTGCTGAACGTCAACTACCGCAACACCGCCGAGATCTTGCAGGCCGCCGCCCGAATCGTCGACGGCGACGAGTTCACCGACATCGAGGGCGCCGACCAGCTTGGTGATGGCACGCAACGAGTGTCGCGGCACGGCAGTCCCCCGGTGTTCGCGCGATTCACGACAGACGCTGCGCACGACGAGGCGCTTGTTGCGCACGTCAGGTCCGTCACGCGGGAGGTGGGAACCGGGATTGGGGATGTCGCGGTGCTCTGCCGCACGAACGCGGGAGTCGCAGCAGCAACGCGCGCCCTCGCGACCGCTTCGCTGCCGACCGTGCCGCTGAAGGACTATGCCGGCGTCCCTGTCGAAGCGGTGAAGGTCGGCACCATCAAGCGCGCAAAGGGGCTCGAGTTCAAGCAGGTGCTGCTGCCGCGGGTCGACGAGTCGCTGCTGTCTCCGTCCGCGGTGCGTGACCCGGACGGGTCCGAGTCACTGCTCGAACGACACGAGCGCGACCGACGGGAGTTGTACGTCGGCATAACACGCGCCCGGGACGGCGTCTGGGTCGGGTCGGTCGACTCGAGCACGTCGACATGA
- a CDS encoding YciI family protein, with product MPRDPNIPDAFDVYTVVVLRRPADAPEMSDEDVHALQARHLAYRAELGRQGVLVVNGPFDQQSDPSYRGMSILACDPAEAARLSDGDPSVAAGRLAYDVMEWWVSAGALAFPLADRAVGDRRSMPND from the coding sequence ATGCCGCGCGATCCCAACATCCCTGACGCGTTCGACGTTTATACGGTCGTCGTGCTGCGGCGGCCGGCCGATGCGCCGGAGATGTCGGACGAGGACGTCCACGCGCTTCAGGCTCGCCACCTCGCCTACCGCGCGGAGCTGGGGCGGCAGGGCGTGCTCGTCGTGAACGGGCCGTTCGACCAGCAGAGCGACCCGTCGTATCGCGGAATGTCGATCCTCGCCTGCGACCCAGCCGAGGCCGCACGACTGTCTGACGGCGACCCGTCCGTTGCGGCCGGTCGGCTCGCCTACGACGTGATGGAATGGTGGGTGAGCGCCGGTGCGCTTGCCTTCCCGCTCGCCGACCGTGCGGTGGGCGACCGCCGCTCGATGCCCAACGACTGA
- a CDS encoding carbohydrate ABC transporter permease, with translation MQRWTFVTPAILLMIALLGYPIAYTLVISFSELNLATFAPGAWVGFDHYVAAFQDEKFLNSLVVTGVYLVTALPLQMVLGFGIAYLINAEWRGRGIIRSLFLVPLAVAPVVAGGIWKLLLDPLWGVTNWFIGIFGFPPVDWLGDPGMAMVTVVIIDTWRWTPFIVLIASAALLSLPKDVMEAAEMDGASWVRKLWHVSLPLLTPIIAATFIVRWLGAVKMFDIVLASTRGGPGQATNVVNLYIYEEAFRSLHFAESSAMAIIVLVITMLLMVVFLRTTRKLEEKF, from the coding sequence GTGCAACGGTGGACATTCGTCACACCCGCGATCCTCCTGATGATCGCGCTGCTCGGCTACCCCATCGCGTACACGTTGGTGATCAGCTTTTCGGAGCTGAACCTGGCGACGTTCGCTCCGGGGGCGTGGGTCGGGTTCGATCACTATGTAGCAGCGTTCCAAGACGAGAAGTTTCTCAACTCGCTTGTTGTCACCGGCGTCTACCTGGTGACGGCGCTGCCGCTGCAGATGGTTCTCGGCTTCGGCATCGCCTATCTCATCAACGCCGAATGGCGTGGTCGTGGAATCATCCGTTCCCTCTTCCTGGTCCCGCTCGCGGTCGCTCCGGTGGTCGCGGGCGGGATCTGGAAGCTCCTCCTCGATCCGCTGTGGGGCGTCACGAACTGGTTCATCGGGATCTTCGGATTCCCGCCGGTCGACTGGCTGGGTGACCCCGGCATGGCGATGGTCACCGTGGTCATCATCGACACGTGGCGGTGGACACCGTTCATCGTGCTCATCGCGTCGGCAGCGCTCTTGAGCTTGCCAAAAGATGTGATGGAAGCCGCCGAGATGGACGGTGCCAGCTGGGTACGCAAGCTCTGGCACGTGTCATTGCCGTTGCTCACGCCGATCATCGCGGCAACGTTCATCGTTCGCTGGCTCGGTGCCGTGAAGATGTTCGACATCGTGCTCGCCTCGACACGAGGCGGCCCGGGCCAGGCCACCAACGTCGTCAACCTGTACATCTACGAGGAGGCGTTCCGGTCGTTGCACTTCGCCGAGTCCTCGGCGATGGCCATCATCGTTCTCGTGATCACGATGCTTCTCATGGTCGTGTTCCTCCGCACGACCCGCAAGCTGGAGGAAAAGTTTTGA
- a CDS encoding dihydrofolate reductase family protein yields the protein MSLARVQNFSISLDGFATGEGQSLETPFGHAGDRLHEWMIATRYGREMFGGQPGGSGGIDDAFARQFDLGIGAEIMGARKFGPPEWHEDPEWKGWWGANPPFHTPVFVLTHHPRPSIEMEGGTTFHFIDAPPAQALETAREAAGGQDVRLGGGPSMIRDFLAAGLVDHLHTVVVPILLGRGERLWDGLEGLEKGYEVEATSSPSGVTHVTFTRASV from the coding sequence ATGTCTCTCGCACGAGTCCAGAACTTCTCCATCTCGCTCGACGGGTTCGCCACCGGTGAAGGTCAGAGCCTCGAAACACCGTTCGGCCACGCCGGTGACAGGTTGCACGAATGGATGATCGCGACCCGATATGGCCGGGAGATGTTCGGGGGCCAGCCCGGTGGCAGCGGGGGCATCGACGACGCGTTCGCCCGCCAATTCGATTTGGGGATTGGGGCCGAGATCATGGGCGCCCGCAAGTTCGGGCCGCCTGAATGGCACGAGGACCCGGAGTGGAAGGGGTGGTGGGGTGCCAACCCGCCGTTTCACACACCGGTCTTCGTCCTCACCCATCACCCGCGCCCGTCGATCGAGATGGAAGGCGGCACGACGTTCCATTTCATCGACGCTCCGCCTGCCCAAGCGCTGGAAACGGCTCGCGAAGCTGCGGGTGGCCAGGACGTCCGCCTGGGTGGCGGGCCCAGCATGATCCGCGACTTCCTTGCGGCCGGGCTCGTTGATCACCTGCACACGGTGGTCGTGCCGATCCTGCTTGGCCGAGGCGAACGCCTCTGGGATGGGCTGGAGGGTCTCGAGAAGGGCTACGAGGTCGAGGCCACGTCCTCGCCGAGCGGGGTCACGCATGTGACATTCACCCGAGCGAGTGTTTGA
- a CDS encoding DUF2804 domain-containing protein: MPKREIEITQPVDLCLPNGRLNPEAVGWTRTPLIRTNVKRWGRVKRFEYWAISTPQSVFAFSIGHADYRTSSASFHLDRAAGSTTGDVEARWFPPAPVNFPESSGREVVTWRGKRINVTITPGVESTRIQYEGEHLRADIRVLIPETHESMAVVVPWSDKCFQYTRKDNSLHCEGWIERDGQREVLDPETALAALDHGRGIWPFEVLWNWCCGHGVVDGHEIGLQFGAKWTDGTPSTENSIRIDGRVYKISEDVQIDYDPADFMRPWRFSGAGVELVFTPEYNRHAPGKRSFPMSREDQAFGTYEGHVTTPDGTVYRVADVFGWAEEVHRRW; the protein is encoded by the coding sequence GTGCCCAAGCGCGAAATCGAGATCACGCAGCCCGTTGACCTGTGCCTCCCGAACGGGCGGCTCAATCCCGAGGCTGTCGGGTGGACCCGGACTCCGCTGATCAGGACGAACGTTAAGCGTTGGGGACGCGTGAAGCGGTTCGAGTACTGGGCAATCTCCACGCCCCAGTCGGTGTTCGCCTTCAGTATCGGTCACGCCGACTATCGGACGTCGTCGGCCTCGTTCCACCTCGACCGGGCGGCGGGGTCGACCACGGGCGACGTCGAGGCGCGCTGGTTTCCGCCAGCTCCGGTGAACTTTCCCGAGAGCTCCGGCCGTGAGGTCGTGACCTGGCGGGGGAAGCGGATCAACGTGACCATCACCCCTGGCGTCGAGTCGACGCGCATCCAGTACGAAGGCGAGCACCTCCGTGCCGACATCCGAGTACTGATCCCGGAGACCCATGAGTCGATGGCGGTGGTCGTGCCGTGGAGCGACAAATGCTTCCAGTACACCCGCAAGGACAACAGCCTGCATTGTGAGGGCTGGATCGAGCGCGACGGCCAGCGTGAAGTGCTCGATCCGGAAACCGCCCTGGCCGCGCTCGACCACGGGCGCGGCATCTGGCCGTTCGAAGTGCTCTGGAACTGGTGCTGCGGACATGGCGTCGTCGACGGACACGAGATCGGGCTGCAGTTCGGCGCGAAGTGGACCGACGGCACTCCATCCACCGAGAACTCGATCCGCATCGATGGTCGCGTCTACAAGATCAGCGAGGACGTGCAGATTGACTACGACCCCGCGGACTTCATGCGACCGTGGCGGTTCAGCGGCGCGGGTGTCGAGCTCGTCTTCACTCCCGAGTACAACCGGCACGCGCCGGGGAAGCGTTCCTTCCCGATGAGCCGTGAGGATCAGGCTTTCGGCACGTATGAGGGGCATGTGACGACTCCGGATGGCACCGTTTACCGCGTTGCGGACGTCTTCGGTTGGGCTGAAGAGGTGCACCGCCGCTGGTGA
- a CDS encoding FadR/GntR family transcriptional regulator has protein sequence MLAEDLRADIIRSRLREGDPYLSEQDIIARSGMARGTVRETLRLLEADGIIVTRRGPHGGVRIAKPNVSGSTRSIAMMLAMSQSPLRDLFALRRMLEREAAALAAVHATDEQIEQLRALSSYEYAPLGDTMTFHTVLAEACSNDFYAVTLDIVHALAAWHTPQEPITADVLHLAELAHQKIADRIAARDPEGAAAAMDRHIAGFEDEMRKAGRLDEPVIRADAWGAQTH, from the coding sequence GTGCTCGCGGAGGATCTTCGTGCCGACATCATCCGATCGCGGCTGAGGGAAGGCGATCCGTACCTGAGCGAACAGGACATCATCGCCAGATCCGGCATGGCGCGAGGTACGGTGCGTGAGACTCTGCGCCTGCTCGAGGCAGACGGCATCATCGTCACTCGACGCGGGCCGCACGGTGGCGTCCGCATCGCAAAGCCAAACGTCTCCGGATCGACTCGATCGATCGCGATGATGCTCGCCATGTCACAGTCACCCCTGCGCGACCTCTTCGCCCTCCGGCGGATGCTCGAGCGCGAAGCGGCCGCCCTCGCTGCGGTCCACGCGACTGACGAGCAGATCGAGCAGCTGCGCGCCCTGTCGTCCTACGAATATGCGCCGCTCGGCGACACGATGACGTTTCACACGGTGCTCGCGGAGGCGTGCTCGAACGACTTCTACGCGGTCACGCTCGACATCGTGCACGCCCTCGCGGCCTGGCACACCCCTCAGGAACCGATCACCGCAGACGTCCTCCACCTCGCCGAACTTGCCCACCAGAAGATCGCCGACCGCATCGCGGCCCGCGATCCCGAAGGCGCCGCGGCGGCAATGGACCGGCACATCGCGGGGTTCGAGGACGAGATGAGGAAGGCGGGCCGGCTCGACGAGCCGGTCATTCGGGCGGACGCGTGGGGCGCGCAAACGCACTAA
- a CDS encoding carbohydrate ABC transporter permease has protein sequence MSTTIIARRTKRQTANRVRIIASIVVCALFIAPVVFMVLTSFKLPRDIFTVPPTFFAEFTLQNYEKLNTYDIPRKMLNTALVAVGAGFLSVVVGAMAGYALSRLRIKGGGLIGSLILATRGVPPIALAVPMFLVARNLNVTDLHMTLVIAYASFLVPYVMWLMRSFYVALPKELEESAMVDGASRLGTFFRIILPIVAPSLVSTLIFAVMMAWEELLFALILTSRDATTIPVAIQSMAVDVESGGMWGMLTAAGTLSVLPIILFVLLCQRWLIQGMAEGATKG, from the coding sequence TTGAGCACCACGATCATTGCCCGTCGCACCAAACGTCAGACCGCGAACAGGGTGCGCATCATCGCCTCCATCGTGGTGTGCGCACTGTTCATCGCGCCCGTGGTGTTCATGGTGCTCACCTCGTTCAAGCTTCCGCGCGACATCTTCACCGTCCCGCCGACGTTCTTCGCGGAGTTCACCCTTCAGAACTACGAGAAGCTCAACACTTACGACATCCCGCGCAAGATGCTCAACACGGCGCTTGTCGCGGTCGGTGCCGGGTTCCTCTCGGTCGTCGTCGGCGCCATGGCCGGGTACGCGCTGTCGCGTCTCCGGATCAAGGGCGGAGGGCTCATCGGCTCGCTCATCCTCGCGACACGCGGTGTACCGCCGATTGCGCTTGCCGTGCCGATGTTCCTCGTCGCGCGCAACCTCAACGTCACCGACCTGCACATGACGCTGGTTATTGCTTACGCATCGTTCCTCGTGCCGTACGTGATGTGGCTCATGCGTTCGTTCTACGTGGCACTGCCGAAGGAACTTGAGGAATCAGCGATGGTGGACGGCGCAAGCCGGCTCGGTACGTTCTTCCGGATCATCCTCCCCATCGTCGCTCCATCGCTCGTGTCGACCCTCATCTTCGCGGTGATGATGGCGTGGGAGGAACTGCTCTTCGCGCTCATCTTGACCAGCCGTGATGCGACCACCATTCCGGTGGCGATTCAGAGCATGGCGGTCGACGTCGAGAGCGGCGGAATGTGGGGAATGCTGACCGCGGCCGGCACGCTCTCTGTACTGCCGATCATCCTGTTCGTCCTGCTCTGCCAGCGTTGGCTGATCCAGGGCATGGCCGAGGGGGCGACCAAGGGATGA